A genomic segment from Triticum dicoccoides isolate Atlit2015 ecotype Zavitan chromosome 1A, WEW_v2.0, whole genome shotgun sequence encodes:
- the LOC119291580 gene encoding glycine-rich cell wall structural protein-like: MDGAGGVPDDGSGGLGRAAGGLDDGVCSSVESVGGVAGGLDIGDGEVDGGGVLVVGAIAGGLNGGGGGLANVVGGELYDGGGGGDWLSAWYVGGVAGGLDKGGVAMDGAGAVLDDGGGGLDSVITGGLDDGGDVGVSSSVESDGGVAGGLEGGG, translated from the exons ATGGATGGAGCCGGTGGTGTACCTGATGATGGTAGTGGAGGACTTGGTAGAGCTGCTGGTGGACTAGATGATGGAGTTTGCTCATCAGTTGAGTCTGTTGGAGGTGTTGCTGGTGGACTAGACATTGGTGATGGTGAA GTAGATGGAGGAGGTGTGCTAGTGGTTGGTGCTATTGCTGGTGGACtcaatggtggtggtggaggactaGCTAATGTTGTCGGTGGCGAACTGTATGATGGTGGAGGTGGAGGGGATTGGTTATCAGCTTGGTACGTTGGAGGTGTGGCAGGGGGATTAGACAAAGGTGGTGTGGCAATGGATGGAGCCGGTGCTGTACTCGATGACGGTGGTGGAGGGCTTGATAGTGTTATTACTGGTGGACTagatgatggtggtgatgtagGAGTTTCCTCATCAGTTGAGTCTGATGGAGGTGTAGCAGGTGGGCTAGAGGGAGGTGGCTGA
- the LOC119337373 gene encoding putative F-box protein At5g62660, with product MPPGGGGGGEGEHGYEKPAEALPPGAGGGEHGHVYGEPAAAHGGQRRDEEDPSRSSPLPPPLLPGLPVVSVEYEEENKKKQKHEQAEVSIPEDILMEILSRVPYRSQCRFKCVSRPWLALCSDRGVRKRSPQTLSGFFYLNRGLRFHNLSGKGPPMVDPDLPFLRSTYECFYVEQCSTSLLLCKCLKSPQPMQHGWNSFPEGEPNQSFTRTEANGADYVVCNPATQEWTSLPPIKLGDLAQGHLYRFSRRKYFLGFDPAVPSRFVVFVSLIPKYVGLSMTMFCSSETGGWTAMQGQRHYLRTHRFGAFLNGTMHWYTRLSIVTVDMKGNACMEIKMPPAIMKNDSAVPFVGQSQGRLYASSIDNQDGCQLTVWILENYATGQWNLKCTVSCLELIGRDSLKEGECYRTFAIHPDCDLIFFTDGKEKALSYDMTNQEVHVVSSSGDFLGGLPYIPCFAEWKSDGH from the exons atgccgccaggaggaggaggaggaggcgaaggcgaACATGGGTACGAGAAGCCGGCGGAGGCATTGCCGCCAGGAGCAGGAGGAGGCGAGCACGGGCATGTGTACGGGGAACCGGCGGCCGCCCACGGAGGGCAACGCCGCGACGAGGAGGATCCATCCCGTTCTTCCCCGCTTCCGCCGCCGTTGCTGCCCGGCCTCCCCGTCGTCTCCGTAGAGTATGAG GAGGAGAATAAGAAGAAGCAGAAGCACGAGCAGGCCGAGGTGAGCATCCCCGAGGACATCCTCATGGAGATCCTGTCGCGGGTGCCCTACAGGTCGCAATGCCGCTTCAAGTGCGTGTCCAGGCCATGGCTTGCCCTCTGCTCCGACCGCGGCGTCCGCAAGAGGTCCCCGCAGACGCTCTCCGGATTCTTCTACTTGAATCGCGGTTTACGCTTCCACAATTTGTCGGGGAAAGGCCCTCCGATGGTCGACCCTGATCTCCCTTTCTTGCGCAGCACCTATGAATGCTTCTATGTCGAACAATGCAGCACCAGCCTTCTCCTCTGCAAATGCTTGAAATCGCCCCAGCCTATGCAACACGGTTGGAATTCATTTCCAGAAGGTGAGCCTAATCAAAGCTTCACAAGGACTGAGGCTAATGGCGCCGATTATGTTGTCTGCAACCCTGCTACCCAGGAGTGGACTTCGCTACCTCCTATAAAATTGGGCGACCTGGCACAGGGACACCTGTACCGTTTCTCCCGACGCAAATACTTTTTGGGTTTTGACCCAGCAGTTCCTTCCCGCTTTGTGGTATTTGTGTCCCTGATCCCAAAATATGTTGGCCTCTCCATGACAATGTTTTGCTCATCAGAAACTGGGGGATGGACTGCCATGCAGGGTCAGCGTCATTATCTCAGAACACATCGATTTGGTGCCTTCCTGAATGGCACTATGCACTGGTATACTCGTTTGTCAATAGTCACAGTGGACATGAAGGGGAATGCTTGCATGGAAATTAAAATGCCACCTGCCATTATGAAAAATGACAGTGCTGTTCCTTTTGTTGGGCAGTCGCAGGGACGCTTGTATGCTTCGAGTATAGACAACCAAGATGGTTGCCAACTCACTGTTTGGATTCTTGAGAATTATGCTACTGGACAGTGGAACCTAAAGTGTACTGTTAGCTGCTTGGAACTGATCGGACGAGATTCTCTCAAAGAAGGTGAGTGCTACCGGACGTTTGCAATTCATCCGGATTGTGATTTGATTTTCTTTACTGACGGTAAGGAGAAGGCATTGTCATATGATATGACTAACCAGGAAGTGCATGTTGTCTCTTCTTCTGGAGATTTCCTGGGAGGTCTTCCTTACATTCCCTGTTTTGCGGAGTGGAAATCAGATGGTCACTAG